A single window of Toxotes jaculatrix isolate fToxJac2 chromosome 4, fToxJac2.pri, whole genome shotgun sequence DNA harbors:
- the map9 gene encoding microtubule-associated protein 9 gives MTNHEFGTLAYTKSPKTTKRTTFQDELQAAVSARASKTKTDRYSYSDDFNEDEDDFLNELIKSRKKKTAAFKAGKSKAKINDFELSDDESKHGRTKKVSFLKTQRVSSPSEATPESRENEPPDSSIGGHNNHNNSFSSQRSTNFSEDDTQLKNTLVESVDPQITRQSSSKSLSYQTSDDTLLDMPLPLPSYSSLTETPGPGENDPVLEESSQTPHPSESDLKHVLSADSAAEQEPPRPKPRQRTLGLSLHAAEKLPIETESQDLSRPQTSSASIPLSADTSSNTTARSCSPQWTEGDHTVSNSFSKSPSNKSEQSQLFTKSTVDSGSRDGFISDDSKEQEGKYSTSFEEFNEESGDRSDHFSQTQEKSFETRTSSSHSKTTQRSQSACSRKVESRYLGTLKVLDRKVSLQESQPQAADSLRAAIYQEWLKKKKEKSREDMQLKKKEEILKEKKKEEEEAKREAAVASYEAWKEKKVENLKAKAKEKQDMIRKEQRALEEKEEKKQSAKQVFEKWKGEHDHLLKEKYRKQQEVENKLKLKKQEKEEERERESKSAFSNWCEKKKDVLHVKLTTERKEIKNKAEEERYMTEEREKMALEMYENWLVRKDLEQRRQREERRIKAILRDSPPPPWSPPNKTIPFRK, from the exons ATGACAAACCACGAGTTCGGGACACTGGCTTACACGAAAAGCCCGAAAACAACGAAAAGAACAAcatttcag GATGAACTTCAGGCTGCTGTCTCTGCCAGggcaagcaaaacaaaaacagatcgCTACTCCTACTCTGATGACTTCAATGAAGACGAAGATG attttttgaATGAACTCATCAAATCAAGAAAAAAGAAGACTGCTGCATTTAAGGCTGGCAAGAGTAAAGCCAAAATCAACGACTTTGAGCTTTCAGATGATGAAAGCAAACATGGACGGACAAAGAAAGTTTCATTCCTGAAAACTCAAAGAGTCAGCTCTCCCTCAGAAGCCACACCAGAGTCACGAGAAAACGAGCCGCCAGACTCCTCCATCGGTGGACACAACAATCACAACAACTCATTTTCTTCACAGCGCTCCACAAATTTCAGTGAAGATGACACACAACTTAAAAACACTCTTGTGGAGTCTGTCGATCCCCAAATCACAAGACAGAGCTCAAGTAAATCACTGTCATACCAGACTTCAGACGATACTCTTCTGGACATGCCTTTGCCTTTACCATCTTACAGCAGTTTGACGGAAACTCCAGGTCCTGGGGAGAACGACCCTGTTCTGGAAGAAAGCTCCCAGACTCCACATCCATCAGAATCGGACCTCAAACACGTACTTTCAGCAG ATAGTGCTGCAGAGCAGGAGCCACCCAGACCCAAACCAAGACAGCGGACTCTGGGACTGAGCCTTCACGCTGCAGAGAAGCTGCCTATAGAAACTGAATCTCAGGATCTCAGCAGGCCCCAGACTTCATCTGCATCCATTCCCCTCTCCGCTGACACATCCAGCAACACCACCGCGAGGAGCTGCAGTCCACAA TGGACAGAAGGGGATCACACAGTTTCAAATAGCTTCAGCAAATCCCCCTCAAACAAGAGTGAGCAGTCACAGCTCTTTACCAAGTCCACGGTTGATTCTGGATCCAGAG ATGGCTTTATTTCCGATGACAGCAAAGAGCAGGAGGGGAAGTACTCGACTTCATTTGAAGAATTTAAT gaagAGTCGGGAGATCGCTCAGATCATTTCTCGCAAACCCAGGAAAAGTCATTTGAAACCAG gACTTCAAGTTCTCACTCTAAGACCACTCAGAGATCTCAGAGTGCCTGCTCCAGAAAAGTGGAATCAAGGTATTTGGGAACTCTTAAAGTTCTGGATCGTAAAGTGTCGCTACAAGAGTCTCAGCCACAGGCGGCAGATTCACTCAGAGCTGCCATTTACCAG GAATggcttaaaaagaaaaaggagaagtcAAGAGAGGACATGCAActaaagaagaaagaggagatcctcaaagaaaaaaagaaagag gaagaagAGGCTAAAAGGGAAGCTGCTGTTGCATCATATGAGGcttggaaagaaaagaaagtggaaaATCTCAAAGCAaaagccaaagaaaaacaagatatgatcagaaaagagcagagagcgcttgaagagaaagaagaaaaaaaacagtctgctAAACAG GTGTTTGAAAAATGGAAAGGTGAGCATGATCATCTGCTCAAAGAGAAGTACAGAAAACAGcaagaagtggaaaataaacTAAAGCTGAAAAagcaagaaaaggaggaagaaagagagagagagagcaaatcaGCTTTTTCTAACTG gtgtgaaaagaagaaagatgtTCTTCATGTAAAATTGACGACGGAacgcaaagaaataaaaaataaagcagaggaggagcgatacatgacagaagagagagagaaaatggcttTAGAGATGTATGAAAACTGGCTG GTAAGAAAAGATCTagaacagaggagacagagagaagaaagacgAATTAAAGCGATTCTCCGAGACAGTCCCCCTCCACCCTGGAGCCCACCTAATAAAACTATACCATTtagaaaataa
- the ugdh gene encoding UDP-glucose 6-dehydrogenase: MFQIKRICCIGAGYVGGPTCSVIAQMCPEVTVTVVDVNESRIKAWNSDTLPIYEPGLKEVVESCRGRNLFFSTDIDSAIREADLVFISVNTPTKTYGMGKGRAADLKFIEACARRIVEVSDGYKIVTEKSTVPVRAAESIRRIFDANTKPSLNLQVLSNPEFLAEGTAVRDLKEPDRVLIGGDETAEGQRAIRALCAVYEHWVPKARIITTNTWSSELSKLAANAFLAQRISSINSISALCEATGADVEEVAKAIGMDQRIGSKFLKASVGFGGSCFQKDVLNLVYLCEALNLPEVASYWQQVIDMNEYQRRRFACRIIDCLFNTVTGKKIALLGFSFKKDTGDTRESSSIYISKYLMDEGAKLFIYDPKVLKEQIIHDLSQPSISEDNPERVSELVTVTSDPYEACQSAHALVICTEWDMFKELDYEKIYKKMLKPAFIFDGRRVLDHLHPHLQNIGFQIETIGKKVTATRIPYTPAAVCPRISATEPPIKKAKA; this comes from the exons ATGTTTCAGATAAAGAGGATTTGTTGCATTGGTGCTGGATATGTAGGAGGCCCAACATGCAGTGTGATTGCCCAGATGTGTCCAGAGGTCACCGTGACTGTTGTGGATGTCAATGAGTCTCGCATCAAAGCCTGGAACTCAGACACACTGCCCATATATGAG CCGGGTCTGAAAGAAGTGGTTGAATCATGCAGAGGGagaaatctgtttttctctacAGACATAGACTCAGCCATCAGGGAAGCTGATCTCGTCTTTATCTCT GTTAACACCCCAACAAAGACCTATGGGATGGGAAAAGGTCGTGCAGCTGACCTCAAGTTCATCGAGGCGTGTGCTCGGCGGATCGTGGAGGTGTCCGATGGCTACAAGATTGTTACAGAGAAGAGCACAGTCCCAGTTCGAGCTGCTGAGAGCATTCGACGGATATTTGATGCCAACACCAAGCCCAGCCTCAACCTACAA GTGTTGTCCAACCCAGAGTTCCTTGCAGAAGGAACAGCGGTCAGGGATCTGAAGGAGCCAGATCGCGTCCTGATTGGTGGAGATGAAACGGCTGAAGGTCAAAGAGCAATCAGAGCGCTGTGTGCTGTCTATGAACACTGGGTTCCTAAAGCACGAATCATCACCACCAACACATGGTCGTCCGAGCTGTCCAAACTG gcagccAATGCATTCCTGGCACAGCGAATCAGCAGCATCAACAGTATCAGTGCTCTTTGCGAGGCCACCGGAGCTGACGTGGAGGAGGTCGCCAAGGCGATTGGCATGGACCAGAGAATAGGCAGCAAGTTTCTCAAAGCCAGCGTTG GTTTCGGTGGAAGCTGTTTCCAGAAGGATGTGCTGAATCTGGTGTATCTGTGCGAGGCCCTCAACCTGCCCGAGGTCGCCTCCTACTGGCAGCAG GTGATAGACATGAATGAGTACCAGAGGCGGCGGTTTGCCTGTAGGATTATTGACTGCCTCTTTAACACTGTTACTGGCAAAAAGATTGCTCTGCTTGGCTTCTCCTTCAAAAAAGACACAGGTGACACAAG gGAGTCGTCCAGCATCTACATCTCTAAGTATCTGATGGATGAGGGAGCCAAGCTGTTCATCTATGACCCCAAAGTTCTTAAAGAACAAATCATTCATGACCTCTCCCAGCCCAGCATCTCAGAAGACAACCCagaaagag TGTCGGAGCTGGTGACTGTAACCTCAGACCCTTATGAGGCATGCCAGAGTGCACATGCATTGGTCATCTGCACTGAATGGGACATGTTTAAG GAACTGGACTATGAGAAGATCTACAAGAAAATGCTGAAACCAGCCTTTATATTTGATGGTCGCAGAGTGCTGGACCACCTCCACCCTCACCTGCAGAACATTGGCTTCCAG atcGAGACCATCGGCAAAAAGGTGACGGCGACCAGGATCCCTTACACCCCGGCCGCTGTTTGTCCTCGCATCAGTGCCACTGAACCTCCCATCAAGAAAGCCAAagcctaa